Within Paeniglutamicibacter psychrophenolicus, the genomic segment ACCCGCTGTTCGGCGAGACGGTGGTGTTCACCGGCAACCTGCGCATCTCCCGGCAAGTCGCCAAGGACCGCTCCGCCGAGCGCGGGGCCAACACCGCCAGCCGGGTGACGCGCGCGACCACGGTGCTGGTGGTCGGCGACGGCTTCGTGCCCGAGGACCTGTCCACCGGCCGGCTCACCGGCAAGGCCAAGCGGGTGCTGCGCCTGCAGGAGGCCGGGCAGCGCGTGGCGATACTTTCCGAGGGCGAGTTCCTGCAGCTGATCGACGGCTTCGACGCGGCCTGAGCAAGCCGGCACGGCGTCGCGCGCGTTCACGCGTGTGCCCCCGCCCGCGGGCCCGGCGGGCCACGGCCCCTAGCGACGTCCGCGCAACACGCGCAGCGCGCCGAAGCCCTCGCGGGCCAGTTGCCCCACGCTGGCCTCGGGTAGGTACGCCCGGGCCAGTGCCCCGGCGATCCGCGGCAAATCCGACTCGTCGCGGTACACCAGGTACATCGGCACGATGCGCGGGGAAAACTTCGCCTTGAACGCGTGCAGCGACCCGAACCCGTAGACCGGTTCCAGGGCCCTGGCCAGCGCGGCAAGCACCCGGTCCACCGGTTCGGTCCCCGCGCCGTGCACGGCATGGGCCAGCGGGGCCCCGGACAGCGAGGCGAAGGACGCTCCCTCGGCGGAAAACGTGCGCAGCGATGAGGCGATGAGGAACTCCATGACCGGTCCGAAGCCGCCCTCGCGCCGGCGCATCAGATCCAGCGTCCATCCGGTCACGGTTCCTCCGGCGGAATAGACCGGCAGCCAGGACAGGAACCCCTGGACGGTTCCGCTTCGGTCCTGCGCCAGGGCCACGCGCACCGCCGGGTCCGCGGCTTCGGCCAGGGTGCCCAGGGTGAAGCGCATCGGTGGCAGCGACCTGTCCCCGGCCCAGGAGTCGGAGATCTCCTCGAGCGCCGCGTGCACCGGCTCCGGCTCGTCGATCAGCGCCGTCAGCCGGAAGGACACCTCCTCGCGGGCCGCGCGGTTCAGCGCCGTGCGCACATCGGACCACGCCTTGCCGGCGAAGGCCAGATCCGGCAGGTCGACGATGGTGTCCTCGGCGATCTGCATGCTGCGGAACGCGTCGACCGGCGCCGCCGGAGCCGCGGTGACGGAGAAGAAACAGGGGACCAACCCGGCGCCCTCGGCCGCCTTGGCGAAGTCGAGCATCGCCGCATCCCGGTCCGCGGCCGGGCCCACCGGGTCGCCCAGGGAGATCGCGCAGCCGGCGTGCACCTGGTAGGCCAGCAACGATCCGCCCGGCGAGCGGCGGTGCGCGTTCCCCTCCCAGGTCCCCATCCAGGACAGCGTGCCCCCGCCGTGGCGCTTGAGCTCGGTGACCACCTCGGGGCGGGCGATCGGATCGGCGTGCGCATCGGCCGGCAGCCGGCGCACGGGCCGCAGGCCAAAAGCCCGCCAGCAGATGACCAGGTAGCCGAGCATCAGCACCCACAGCCCGGCCAGGGCCGCGGCCAGCGAGGCCAGGTGCGCGTGGGGCAGCTGCGGCCCCATGGTCACCACCAGGGTGATCCCCAGGGCGCCGCGCAGCACGTTGAGCACCGCCAGCACCAGGGCCCCGATGAAGGCGATGCGCCGCCCGTTGCGCAGCCCGCGGGCCAGGGCAATGGCCAGCGCCGCGTCGATGAGCACCGCAATGTGCCCGCCGCCGGCCCGGGTGGGCCCGAAAGGGCCGTGCGTGGGCACCACAAGGGTCAGGATCTGGACGAAGACCAGGCCCACCAGGCCCGCCCAGGCGATGAAGCGCTGTTCGCGCACGTTGGGCCGGGAAATGCTGCGGTGCTTGAGAATGAGCACCAGCAGGATCGCGGCGCTGTGTTCCAAATCGGAGATCTCTCCCACCAGCGTGGTGCCCAGCACCGCGAAGGCCAGCAGCAAAAACTGCCAGCGGCCGCGCCAGGGCTGGCGCACGTGGCAGGCCGCGAGGGCCAGGGCGGCGAAGATGCCCCCGGAGGGACCGGCGTCGACGTCGTTGGCCAGCGCGTCGATCCACTCGGAGCCCAGGTTGCGGAAGAGCAGCAGGGCGGCCGCGGTCAGCAGGACCGCGCCGACCTGGCCGCCGAAGAAGGCCAGCACCGCGGTGCGCGTGCCGCGGGTGGCTTCGAGCCAGCCCACGGACAGCGGGATCAGCAGTAGCACGCTGAGGTAGGCCACGGGTTCGGCAAGGAAGAACATGCCGCTGAGCGTCGTGAACCAGTTCCCGGCGCTGAAGGAGGGCAGCCCGTAGGACAATCCGGCGAACCATGCCCGGTGCGAGATGTTTTCCACCAGGGCACCGGTCGCGATCCCGCCGGCCAGCACCACCAGCCACAGCACCGCGGTGAACGGGGCCGCGGCGATGGCCCCGCGCACCGCGCGCAGCATCGAACCCCACCGGGTGGGGGCGGTTGCGGGGTGTGCGGTCGGCATCGGTGTTCCGCTACTGCCCGGCGGTGAGGGCCATCCAGCGCTCGTGCATGGCATCGAGGATCGGATCGATCTCGGAGGCCGGGCGGTGGGCCACCGCGTCGGTGCCCTGCACCGCCGCCAGCAGCGTGGTGGCAAACGCGGCGGTCTCCACGTCGGGCTCCTCGCCCAGTGCCTCGAAGAGCGCGTCGTAGGCGGCCTTCGGTTCGGTGTGTGCCAGCGCGTTGCGCACGTAGCCGACGGCACGGAAGAGCCCGGCCCCGGCCGTGTTCTCCGGTTCCCGGCCCGGCGTTTCGTCGGTGCGCTGCTCGTCGGTGTCCGATGCGTCGGTGTCCGCCTCGGTGGCCTCCGCCTCGTCGTGGGCGGGTTCCTCGATGGCGAATTCCTGCACCAGGGCGGCCCAGCGGTCCACCGAACCGGTCCCGGATTCCAGGGCGGCGCGCACCACCAGGGCCGCTGCCCCGGCCGCGCGGTGCGCGCTGGGGGCGCCGTGGGTCAGCGCAGCGGCATCGGTGGCGATCTTGGCCGTGGTCGCCTCATTGACCCGCGGCAGCAACGCCACGAACGCGGCGCGGGTGAGCACCCCGGTGGTGTCGGCCTGCGGGAAGAGCGGGCGGCCCACCGAGGCCATGTCGCGGTTGTCCAGGGCCAGCAGGTTCTGCGAGTCGCCCGGGGCCAGGGCCGGGGCTCCGGCGAAGGCCTCATCGATCCAGCGCGGCTGCGGCTCGGGTGCGCCCTCGGGGAAGGACTTGTTCACCAGCTTGTACCAGCGCAGCGCGGCCAGCCACATGCACGCCGCCTCGTCGGAGGCCACGCCGTCGTGGGCCCATTCCAGGGCCTCGAGCAGCCCGTCGAGCAGGTAAAGGGCCAGGGTCTCGGTTTCGCCGGGCTCCTGCGCATCGCGGGCATGGGCGGCGCCGTCGGCCGCGGCCAGCAGGACCCCGAAGACACGGTCGGAAAAATCGGCGGGAAGCGCGTACTGATCAGTTGATTCACTCACGGAAGCAAGTCTAGTGGTTTTGCACAGGCGGGCAGGGCCGAATACCAACTCGTGGCCGCCGCTGGCTACTGTGGAACCCATGCGTATCTTGCACACCTCCGACTGGCACCTGGGCCGCTCCTTCCACCAGGCCTCGCTGCTTGAGGCCCAACGTGAATTCGTCGACCGGCTCGTTGCGACCATCGAGGCCGAGGCAGTCGATGTGCTGCTGGTGTCCGGGGACGTTTATGACCGGGCGCTGCCCTCGGTGGACGCAGTGAAGCTCTTCGACGACACCCTGGCGCGGCTGCGGGACACCGGGGTGGCGATGGTCATCACCAGCGGCAACCACGACTCGGCGCTGCGCCTGGGCTTCGGCTCGGCGCTGCTGGAGCACGCGGGGCTGCACCTGCGCACCCGGGTCGCGGACATCGCCAAGCCCGCGGTGTTCGCCGGCGACGGGTTCGAGGCGGCAATCTACGGGCTGCCCTACCTGGAGCCGCGCATGGTCGCCGAGTCCCTGTCTGTCACCGAGCCCGGGCACCCGCCGGTGGTGGCAGCCGCGTTGGAACGGGTCCGCGCGGATCTGGGCGCACGCCAGGAAGCCGCGAGCCATCCGGTGCACGGGATCGTGCTGGCGCACGTCTTTGCCGCCGGGGGCGCCGGATCGGATTCCGAGCGCGAGCTGAGCATCGGCGGGCTGGACATCGTGCCCACCTCCTTCTTCGCCGACTTCACCTACGCGGCGCTGGGCCACCTGCACGGCCGGCAGGTGCTGGGGCACAACGTGCGCTACTCCGGCTCCCCGATCCCGTACTCCTTCTCCGAAGCCGGGCACTCCAAGGGCGCCTGGCTGTTGGAGCTGGGCCCCGGGGGACTGGGGGAGGTGCGCGGCATCGACTGGCCAGCATCCAAGGAGCTGCGCATCCTCAAGGGCAAGATCGAGGCGCTGCTCACCGACCCGGCCTACGCCTCGGCGCAGGACGCCTGGTGCCAGGTCACCCTGACCGACACCCACCGGCCCGCCGGGGCCATGGAGCGGCTGCGCGGACGCTTCCCGGACACCCTGGTGCTGAACTTCGAGCCCGAGGACCGAGCGGAGGACCCGCACCATTCCTACGCGCAGCGGCTGGCCGCTGCCACCTCCCCGGTCCAGGTCTGCGCCGGGTTCGTCGACCACGTGCGGATGCGGCCCCTGAGCGCGGCCGAGGAAGAACTGGTCGTGTCGGTGCTGGACCAGGTCAAGAGCGAAAAGGTGCAGGCATGAGGGTGCATTCACTGGAACTGCAGGCCTTTGGCCCCTTCGCCAAGCGCGCCACCATCGACTTCGATGCGCTCTCCGAGGCCGGGATCTTCCTGCTCAACGGGGAAACCGGCGCCGGGAAGACCAGCGTGCTGGACGGGATCTGCTACGCGCTCTACGGCTCGCTGCCCGGGGTGCGGACCGGGTCCAAGTCGCTGCGCAGCGACCACGCGGCCCCCGACGCGGTGCCGGAGGTCATCTGCGAGTTCTCCACCGGCGGGCGGCGCTTCGAAGTCACCCGGTCCCCGGCCTGGGAGCGGCCCTCGGCCCGCAGCAAGAACGGGTTCACCACCGCCCAGGCCCAATCCCGGCTGCGCGAGCGCATCGACGGGACGTGGGTGGAGAAATCCACGCGCAACGACGAGGTCGGGCAGCTGCTCACCGAGGTGCTGGGGCTGGACCGCGAGCAGTTCACCAAGGTCGCGATGCTGCCCCAGGGCGCATTTGCCGCGTTCCTGCGCGCGAAGGACAAGGACCGCGAGGACCTGTTGCGTTCGCTCTTTGACACCAGCGACTACGCGATGACCGAGCGCATCCTGGGCGAACGCCTCAACGCCGCCCGCGCCGAGGCCGAGGAGGCCGCGCGCGCCCGCACCACCACGCTCCAGAGCCTGGTGGCCGACGCCGAGACCACGCTGTTCGCGCAGGCCAACGACGCCGACGCCGGGGAAACCGGCGCGGACAACGAGGAAGGCCCCGGGCAAGGCCTGGCTCCGGAGACCGGGCTGCCGCCCGAGGCCCGCGAACACCTGCAGGCAGGGCAAGACGCGGAACTCGGCACCGTGCTGCGCGAACACATCGCCGCCACCCGCACCGCGCTGGGCCAGGCACGGGCCTCGGCCGAGGCGGCGCTCGCCGCTGCCCAAAAATCCCGAACCGCACTGGATGAGCGGGCCACGCGGCACCGCCAGCTGGCCGAGCTGGGAAGCCTTCGCGCATCCCACGAGGACCGCGCCGAGGAAATCGCCGCACTCGGGGCTCTGCTGGAGGCCGACGCCCGCGCCGTCGGGCTGCGCCCGTACCACCAGCAATTGCTCGACGCCCGGACCAAATCCGATGCTGCCCATCGCCGGCTGGCCGACGCGGTGTCCGCAATCGAATCCGGCGAGGCCCGGGCGGCACTCGATGCCCGGGACCCCGGCTTCCAGGCCCTGCTGGAGGCCGCGCGCGGCGAGCAGCCCGACCCCACGGCACTGGGCGCCCTGGGCGGGCATGCCGGCGAAGCGGCCAAGGCCTCCCGAGCCGCCGCCGCCCTGATCGAGGCCGCGCTGCCCGAGGAAGCCGAACTGGCCCAGGCCCGCAAGGACATCGACGCCCTGCAGGAGGATATCGAGGCCGGCACCCACAAGCAGGCCGAGCGATCCACCCGCATCCAGGCACTCGGGGAACAACTCCCGGTCCTGCGCACCCGGAACGCGGAATTGGCCGCGCTCGCCGAATCCGCACCGGGCCTGGAATCCGCGGTGCACGCGGCCACCGAGCGCCGCGACGCGGTGGCCGCCCGCACCAAGGCGGAGAAGGCGCAGCTGACCGCGCACAGCGCCTGGAACAATGCGCGCACCGGAACCCTTGAAGCCAAGGAACGGGTCGCCGAGCTGATCGCGCTGCGCCTGGAGCAGTCGGCCGCGGCCCTGGCCCGGGAGCTGGTTGACGGGGACCCCTGCCTGGTGTGCGGATCGACCACGCACCCGGAACCGGCCACGTTGCCCGACGGCGAGCTGATCGGGGCCCAGGGCATCGAGGCAGCCCAGGGCGTGCTGGCCGCGGCGGAAAAGTCCGAGGAAAAATACCGGGCGGCGCTGAAGAAGGCGGACACGGCACTGGATGTCGGCCGCGGAAAGATCGGCGAGCTCTCGACCGAGGAGGCGGAGGCCGATCTGTTGACGGCCACCGGCGCGTTCGCATTGGCGCTGGCCTCGGGGGCCGAATCCGCCGCCGCGGCCGTGGCACTGGGAACGGCCGAAACCGAGCTCGAAACCCTGAGCGCAGCACTGGCCTCGGCCGCCACCGCACTCGAGGTCGCGGCCGCCAGGCAGCAGGCCGAGGAAGCGAAGGCCACCAAGCTCGCCGCGCGCCTGGAAAAACTGGGCAGGGACGGCCAGTCCCTGTCCGAACGCCACGAGGCCCTGTCCGCCGCCGCGAAGTGCCTGGAAACCCTGGCCGGCGCGGTGCACGCACGGCTCGACGCGGGCACCACCCTGGAGGATGCACGGCTCCTGTGGACGGGCAGGCTGGCCGACATCGGGGCAGCGGACACCGCCGCCTGGCAAGAGCAACTCCTGGACGATGCCCGGCGCACCGCCGAGCAGGCAAGGGTGCGCGAGCACAACGACGCGGCCGTGCGCATCAAGACCCTGGCCGAGGCGCCGGGCATCGAGCTGGCCCGCACCGAGGCGGCCGCGGGGCTCGGTGCCCCGGGCGAGGATGACATCGAGGCCGCCGGACATGCCGTGTCCCGGGGCGCGGCGGCACGCGACGGACTTCTGGCCCGCGACGCGGTGCTTGCCAGCTACGCCGCACGCCTGGAAACCGCCCTTGAACGCCTCGCCGCGCTGGCCGTTGAAGCCGGACCGGTCATCGAACGCTTCGAGACCCTCAAGGGCATTGCCGACCTGGCCCGCGGCGCGGGGGAGAACCGGTTGAAGATGACGTTGAGCACCTATGTGCTCGCCGCCCGACTGGAGTCTGTGGCGCTGGCCGCCACCGAGCGGCTGCTGGCGATGACCGGGCAGCGCTACTCGCTTCTCCACGACGACACCCCGCGCGGCAACAACAAATCGGGGCTGGGTCTGCAGATACTTGACTCCTGGACCGGGGTGCGGCGCGACACCCAGACGCTCTCGGGCGGGGAGTCGTTCATGGCCTCGCTGTCCCTGGCGCTGGGACTGGCCGATGTCATCCAGCACTCCTCCGGGGGCATCGACATCGAGACGCTCTTCGTCGACGAGGGCTTCGGCTCCCTGGATGCCGAGACGCTCGAGGAGGTCATGGATGCGCTGGAGAACCTGCGCAGTGGCGGACGGGTCATCGGGGTCGTCTCGCACGTGGCGGACATGAAGCAGCGCATCACCACCCAGCTGAATGTGCACAAGTCACGCACGGGTTCCACGGTGTCGATGCAGGCCGGGGTGTGACCGGGGCCCTTGTGGCCCTCCGATAGACTGGTCGGTGATTGCAAAGGGTTTTGTGTAGCGGGAGGCAGGGACGGTACACGCGTGTATGTGGAGTGCCCGTCATCACCATGAGTAATTCCGTTTCCAGGAAAACAACGCCCCGGTCCTCGCCCTATGCGGCGCTTCCGCCGCTGGTCGGCTGGGCCTTCTTCCCCCTGGGTTTCTTCGCCCGCCTGCCCCTGGCCATGCTGACCATCGGCTCCATGACCCTGCTGATCGACTCGACCGGCTCCTACGCCGCCGGCGGCATGGCCGCTGCCATGGTCGGGATCGGTTCGGCCGTGGGAGGGCCCACCATCGGCTACCTCTCGGACCGCTTCGGCCAGCGCCGCGTGCTGGTCCCGGTGGCAGTGGCCCAGGCCATCCTGATCACCGCCCTGCTCTGGTTCGGGGGTGCCGGCCCGCTGGCACCGCTGGGCGTCATCGTGCTGCTGGCCATCCTGGCCGGGGCCACCGGCCCGCAGGTCGGACCGCTGGCCCGCGTGCGCTGGATGGCGCTGACCCGCAAGCGCGATACCGGGGGACGAGAACTCTCCGCGGCGCTGAGCTACGAGTCGATGGTCGACGAACTGGGCTTCGTGCTCGGCCCGGCGGCCGTGGGCCTGCTTGCCGCATTGGTCGCACCCTGGCTGCCGCTGGCCATCGCCGCGGTCCTGACCATCGTGCTGGTCCCGCTCTTCGCGGTGCACCGCACCGAAAAGGCCGTGCTGCCCGCGGTGAAGAACGCCGTGAAGACGAAGCTGGGCGCGCAGCAGGTCACCGGGATTTCCTTCGCCGTGGCCGGCATGATCGGCATGGGTACCTTCTTCGGCGCCAGCGCCGCCGGAACCCTGGCCTTTGCCGGGGCGCTGGGCAATGCGAACATCGGCGGGCTGCTGTACGCAGCGGTCGGGTTCACCTCCGCGATCGCCGCGCTCTCGGTGGCCTTCTGGCCCAGCGGATGGCCGCAAGCCAGCCGCTGGCTGGCCGCGGCGATCTTCATGGTCCCTGCCGCACTGGCCCTGCAGCTTCCCGGGGATCTTGTCCCGATGATTGCCGCGCTGCTGCTCGTGGGCATCCCCGTGGGTCCGGTGCTGGTCACGATCTTCACCCTCGGCGGGGAAGTCGCCCCGCGCGAGCGCCTGTCCACGGTCATGACGCTGCTGTCCTCGGGGATCGTGGTGGGCACCGCCATCGGCAACTCGTTGGCCGGGCTGCTGGCCGATTCCCACGGCTATGCCGGTGCCTACGCGGTGGCTGCCGGGGCAGCCGGGTTGATCCTGGCCGCCGGCATCGCGATGGCGATCCTGCGCCTGCGCCAGCGCCGCGCCATGCTCTCGGGCAACGGTCCGCGCGCCTGAGTGCAACCACCAGGAACCAACGGCGGGCTCCGGCACCGAGGAATTGTTCCTCGTGCCGGCGCCCGCTTTTCGCTTTCCGGGGCTGGATCAGGCCAGTTCGGCCTCGATGGCCAGCGCCGCGGCCTTCATCCGGGCGCCGATGGCAGCGACCTCGCTGGTGTTCGAGCCGGTGCTGTAAACCACCGCGACGGCCGCCGGAAGCCGGCCGGGGACGTTGATGGGTGCGGCCACCGACGACAGGCCCGGGATGACCTCGTCGATGCTGGTGGCATAGCCCTGGGCCCGGGCCACTGCGGCGTTCTGCCGGTACGGGGTCTCGTGGTTCAGGGCGTTCCACTGGGCCTCGGTGAGCGTGGACTGCATGGCGATGCCCGGCGCACCGTGCCCGAAGGGGTGCCGGGTGCCGGGGTGCTGGACCACCGCGGCGTGCACGTGGCGCGGCTCGACCGTCACCAGCGTGGTGCAGTCCGGCTGGTCCCACACGGCAATGAAGGCACACATCTTCAGTTCGTTGGCCAGCACCGTCAGCTCGGGCAGCGCCGCGCTTTGCAAATCGCGCTGCACCCCGCGGGCCAGCACCGCGAGCCCGGGGGCCCCGTGCACCCGGCCGGACTCGTCGCGGGTGACCAGGCGATGGGATTCCAGGGTGCGCAGGATCCGGTAGGCAATCGACCGGTGCACGCCCATGTCGGCTGCCAGCTCCGCAATGGTCCGCGGACCGTCGGCCTCGGCCAGGATCTCAAGCATGCGGATGCCGCGGGACAGGGTCTGCGATGCCGGGGCCGGGGTGCTGGTGGCAGTCATGGGTTTGGTGGCCATCCTCTGTGGGAATCGTGCTGATGTGGCGTTCTGGTTGCCGCCGGGGGTTGTTGGTCAACCGGTGCTGGGCTATGGTGCAAATATAGTTCTTTATTGGAACTATACGTTCGATATTAGAACATTTCCTCCTCCGTTGCGAGGAATTGAACGGCAGGAAATGGATCCGGGAGCACGCCATGATCGTTCCGCGCAACAGGGGAGCCGCAGAGGGCGGCCTTCCGCGCAGGATCGATGCCTCAACATTGCCACATTTCCGCGGCAGCCTCGGGCGTTTTGCCACGGGAGTCGCCATCGTGACCTTTGACGGGGCAACCCGCCGGCACGGGATCACCGTCAACTCCTTCACCTCCGTCTCCATGGACCCGCCGCTGGTGCTGGTGTCCATCGCCCGCAAGTCCAGGGCCCACGACGAACTGGCCAACACCCCTTTCACCGTGAACATCCTGGGTGCCGAGCAAAAGGAGCTGGCCCTGCACTTCGCCGGCCGCCCGAGCCACGATCCAGCCTGGATCGAGGGGGAGATTGCCCCGCGGCTGGCCGGGGTGCTCGCCTATTTCTCCTGCACCCCGTGGGCCGCCTACGACGGCGGGGACCACACCCTGTACCTGGGCGAGGTCCAGGACTTCAACTACCGGCGCGGCGACGCGCTGGCCTTCGCCAACTCCGCCTTCACCACCATCCCCGAAAGCCAGCTCGGCGTCGAGGAGTTGCTCTAGGTCCTTGCCCGCCGCATGGCCGTCCCCTCACGCCACCGCCAGAACCGAAGAAAGCCCACCACGCACAAAGAGGTCTTCACCATGGGAATCCGAACCGGCCAACAGTTCCTGGACAAGCTCGATGCGATGTCCCCGCACCTGGTGATCGACGGGGAGGTGGTTTCGAAGAACCTCACCCAGCACCCGGCATTCAAGAACCTGGCGCTGACCTACGCCAAGCTCTTTGACATGCAGCACGATCCGGCGTCCCAGGACGCCCTGACCTACACCTCGCCCAGCAGCGGGGACAAGGTCAACGCCTCCTTCCTCATCCCGCGCACCCAGGAGGACCTGGCCCGACGCCGGGCCGCGACCAACACCTGGGCGCAGTACTCCAACGGATTCCTGGGCCGCACCGCCGACTACATGAACTCCGCGCTCACCGCCCTGGCCGGCGCCAAGACCTTCTTCGCGCAATCCGACCCGGTGTACGGCCAGCGCATCGAGGCGTACTACGAGTTCGCCCGCGAAAACGACCTGCTGGCCACCCACACGCTGATCCCGCCGCAGGTCAACCGCTCGGTCTCCGGCTCCGAGCAGCTTGGCGGGCAGCTCACCGCCCGCATCGTGGAGGAACGCAGCGACGGGATCATCATCAACGGGGCGCGGATGCTGGCCACCGTCGCCCCGATCGCCGACGAGCTGTTGGTCTTCCCCTCTACGGTGCTGCGCGGCACCCCGGAGGACGCCCCGTACTCCTTCGCCGTCGCCATTCCCAACGACGCCCCGCGGCTGCGCTACCTCTGCCGCACGCCGCTGCACAACGGCGGGAACACCCACGACGAACCGCTTGCAGCGCGCTTCGACGAGATCGACGCGGTCGTGGTGTTCGACGACGTGTTCGTGCCCAACGAGCGGATCTTCATGCTCGGGCACCCGGAGCTGTGCAACGCCTGGTACACCGACACCGGTGCCGGGGCGCTGATGACCCACCAGGTCGTCACCCGCACCGTGGCCAAGTCCGAGTTCTTCCTCGGGTTGGCCTCGGAGATCGGCGCGGCCATCGGCATCGACGGTTTCATGCACATCCAGGAGGCGCTTGCCGAGCTGATCCGCGACGTGGAGATCGGCAAGGCGCTGGTGGTGGCCGCCGAGGCGCAGGCGGCGATGAGCCCCGACGGGGTGCTGCTGCCGCACTGGGACACGTTGAATGCGGCGCGGAACTGGTACCCGAAGATCTCCCAGCGCTTTCCGGAGATCATTCGCATGATGTGTGCCTCGGGCCTGATGGCGCTGCCCGGCCAGGCGGATCTGGAGGTGGCGGGCGATGACATCGCCAAGTACCTGCAGGGCAAGTCGCTGACCGGACCCGAGCGCATCGCGCTGTTCAAGCTCGCCTACGACGCCTCGATCACCGGGTTCGCCGGGCGCCAGTCGCTCTACGAATACTTCTTCTTCGGCGACCCCGTCCGCATGGCCGGGGCCATGGTCAACGGCTACGACCGCGAGCCGGTGCGGGCACGGGTGCGCGAGTTCCTGGCCCGCGACCGGTGACCCGGGGCGGGGCCCGCCTCCGCAGCCGAGCTGTTGCGCCACGGCCGTCGTGCGTGGTGTCGGTCGCCGGAACGGTACAGATTCCGCGCCGAGGGGATGCACGGACGCACCCCGGGCAGCGGGGCGACGTGAGTGAACTCACGATCATGGGTTATCATGGTCACAGTCCAATACCGTCCGAACGGTCGGTATAGCCACACCCACACCGCGCGTAGCGCCCAACGCTGGAGATCCCCATGGCCCGCACCTCCCTGGCTGCAAGCAAGAAACGTTCCGAGGAACGTCGCGTTCTTGCCGGCACGCTGGTCGGCACCACCATCGAGTGGTACGACTTCTTCATCTTTGCCCAGCTCACCGCCACCTTGCTGAGCCCGCTGTTCCTGGAACCGCTGAGCAAGTCGAACCCGGGCTTCGGCCAGATCCTGGCCTTCGCCATGATCGGCATCTCCTTCCTCTTCCGCCCGCTGGGCGCCATCGTGGCCGGCCACCTGGGGGACAAGTACGGGCGCAAGCGCATCCTGGTCGCCACCCTGATCATGATGGGCGCTGCAACCGCGCTGATCGGCCTGTTGCCGACCTACGCCTCCATCGGCCTGGCAGCCCCGCTGCTGCTGGTGCTGCTGCGCATCATCCAGGGATTCTCCGCCGGCGGCGAATGGGGAG encodes:
- the hpaB gene encoding 4-hydroxyphenylacetate 3-monooxygenase, oxygenase component, which translates into the protein MGIRTGQQFLDKLDAMSPHLVIDGEVVSKNLTQHPAFKNLALTYAKLFDMQHDPASQDALTYTSPSSGDKVNASFLIPRTQEDLARRRAATNTWAQYSNGFLGRTADYMNSALTALAGAKTFFAQSDPVYGQRIEAYYEFARENDLLATHTLIPPQVNRSVSGSEQLGGQLTARIVEERSDGIIINGARMLATVAPIADELLVFPSTVLRGTPEDAPYSFAVAIPNDAPRLRYLCRTPLHNGGNTHDEPLAARFDEIDAVVVFDDVFVPNERIFMLGHPELCNAWYTDTGAGALMTHQVVTRTVAKSEFFLGLASEIGAAIGIDGFMHIQEALAELIRDVEIGKALVVAAEAQAAMSPDGVLLPHWDTLNAARNWYPKISQRFPEIIRMMCASGLMALPGQADLEVAGDDIAKYLQGKSLTGPERIALFKLAYDASITGFAGRQSLYEYFFFGDPVRMAGAMVNGYDREPVRARVREFLARDR
- a CDS encoding IclR family transcriptional regulator, which codes for MTATSTPAPASQTLSRGIRMLEILAEADGPRTIAELAADMGVHRSIAYRILRTLESHRLVTRDESGRVHGAPGLAVLARGVQRDLQSAALPELTVLANELKMCAFIAVWDQPDCTTLVTVEPRHVHAAVVQHPGTRHPFGHGAPGIAMQSTLTEAQWNALNHETPYRQNAAVARAQGYATSIDEVIPGLSSVAAPINVPGRLPAAVAVVYSTGSNTSEVAAIGARMKAAALAIEAELA
- a CDS encoding flavin reductase family protein, encoding MIVPRNRGAAEGGLPRRIDASTLPHFRGSLGRFATGVAIVTFDGATRRHGITVNSFTSVSMDPPLVLVSIARKSRAHDELANTPFTVNILGAEQKELALHFAGRPSHDPAWIEGEIAPRLAGVLAYFSCTPWAAYDGGDHTLYLGEVQDFNYRRGDALAFANSAFTTIPESQLGVEELL
- a CDS encoding MFS transporter, translating into MSNSVSRKTTPRSSPYAALPPLVGWAFFPLGFFARLPLAMLTIGSMTLLIDSTGSYAAGGMAAAMVGIGSAVGGPTIGYLSDRFGQRRVLVPVAVAQAILITALLWFGGAGPLAPLGVIVLLAILAGATGPQVGPLARVRWMALTRKRDTGGRELSAALSYESMVDELGFVLGPAAVGLLAALVAPWLPLAIAAVLTIVLVPLFAVHRTEKAVLPAVKNAVKTKLGAQQVTGISFAVAGMIGMGTFFGASAAGTLAFAGALGNANIGGLLYAAVGFTSAIAALSVAFWPSGWPQASRWLAAAIFMVPAALALQLPGDLVPMIAALLLVGIPVGPVLVTIFTLGGEVAPRERLSTVMTLLSSGIVVGTAIGNSLAGLLADSHGYAGAYAVAAGAAGLILAAGIAMAILRLRQRRAMLSGNGPRA